The Theobroma cacao cultivar B97-61/B2 unplaced genomic scaffold, Criollo_cocoa_genome_V2, whole genome shotgun sequence genome contains the following window.
aaaaaaatagaataataaaaattaaaattgtgcCCATAGCACATTAAGAagtataaaaagaataaataacaTTGTGAAAAGGGGGAACAACCAATGAGCCACCATAAATTAAGTAAATAGGCTTTGTTAACATCATCACTCTATTCTCCAGAGGCAGCAGTAAGGGAATAGACTTCACATATAATGATACTagtaaggaaaaagaaaacgaGCGCAAGTATCTTCAGACATAATTCATGGGATAACCTTAACTTGGTCAAGCATATATCCTTTACCTTGATTGAATTATAGATATAAGAGATTGTAAAAGCTGGAGAACATCAGATGGATTTAGTTGAGAGACTGAATTTGCAATAACCTGAAAAAGGAGAACTTTATCATATTAACATTGCCAATACATATCTGTCAAGCATACTTCCATCACTAAAAAAATTTCTGTAAGAATTGACCTTCTCATCTTGAGTGTATAAGCAATCTAGTAGAAGTGCATGATCATCAGCATGTAATGCCTGCTTAAGCAGAACATTAACTGAATCTGCAATGGGAGGCTTGGCAAGAGGAGAAgattcttctctttcttgcttttcATGGGATTcagtttttccattttccactAAATTTAAACTCGCAAGTTTCTCACCCATGGTAGGCTCATTCAGATCATCATCAAGGACTCCATCTACATTTTCTCCATGACCTATTTCAAAATCAGCTATGAATAAATCTCTGGAGAAGATGAAGGGGCTTATTCAGCAACTAGTAACAAATAATGAATCATATTGACAACTAGATGATGTGGTATATTATACTCTGTTCTTGTCATTGCCTCATCTGGCATATCACAAGATGCTTCCTTGGTAGACATGTTGCCCAtccaaaaaattaagattgaaTTATGAATTGCAATCAATTCCATGTAGTACACACAACTAAGAAAGTATAGCATACATcgtattttaatatttcattCTTCTTAGCAAAGGGTGTTGTAAAACATTGATATTGTGCATACTACATACATGCACAAAAGTGATACGCTAAGATATTCATAAAGAATATTGTTCCAAGGCAAGCAGGATTATTTGCACTGGAACGGGGAAGGGAAGTAGAACATGACTATTATTTAATGACAGAAGTGAGGTAGTGTATAATTTGATTCTTATCCAAATGCTATTAGAGTTTGAAAGCAGAtgcttcaaaaagaaaatccatTCATGAGATCAAGAATCTAACCAGGGTCTATAGTTAAATCAAGCCATTATTTAGCAACCCTCACCAGTATAGTTTATGCCTCTTGTAGTTGCAACGTCTGGATCATCAGCAGCTCTTTTCTTATTAGATTTTCTTATTCGATTTTCCATTGGGATTAACTGCCGCTACAGTCTCTGCCACATAAATTTTCTCTGGTTATAGTTATACCTTCTACTTATAAGCACAGGAATAATGATCAAATGCACTTAATTTTGGTTATAGACTTCAGTCACATAAATTCAAGTTAGAACATTATTCATTTTACAATTAAAAGCATAAGGTAAAATTGTATCATATACAAACGGAAACAAAGTAATAATATCAAACTTTCCCAATTCAGCAGGTCAAATAACTTCCTCAGGAAACATTCAatgatcatttttttattatggaCATTTCAAAATCATAGCTTTCCTAAAAGCTTCAATCCCATAGCACCTATACATTGAAAATAGTCATTACAAGCATCTAAAATGTAACTGCATAAACAACAGCAAAATAACATGTGTGAAAGCAAGCTCATCATTCCAATGTACCGAATTCAGTCGATTCGCGTCTGGCAGAGGGTGGAAAATGGCACTCCCGAAATCGTAATCGGGTATAATATGCTACAGTAGTAGCTACAAAGGGGGAACGGCTACCAAAAAAAACCCTAGCagcatcaaaaataaaaaaaaaattgaaaaatctagCAGCCAGTAaccacaaagaaaaaaaaaacgaaagtGTCGCTGGTTGTGGGAGTGAGGTTCGGGTTTTTGGGGGGGTTCAAATCGGAGGGGAGTAGCCGGTTGTGAGTGCCGTCGGCGGTAGGAGTTAGATTCGAATTTTTGGGATTACGGATCGGAGGAAAGGGAAGGAAAGAGGGGAGCTTTTCAGGGAGAGTAAGCGGCGGTGAGAATGAAAGAGGAACGGTTGTGAGCGCCGCCCATCGTGTGTGTGAGAGAGCTGGTGAAGGAGCAGGAAAAAGTGGAAGTTTTTAAAGAGAGGGAAAAGGTGAGAGTTTTAGAGAGGAGAGAGTACCGCCGCTAgggagagaaaatgaagggaTGAGGAGAGCTTTTATATTTAGATATGGACCAAACAACGCCGTTTTGGTGAAGGAGTGTAGTCAACTAAAGAGCTTGAAACGGCGCCGTTTGGAGGAAGCAGGTTGAATCCTTGAAGTGGGCAAGCGGGCTTCTACTGATCCGGCTTCTCCTTGAGCGGATCTGGGCTCAAATTCTGGATAAGCTTTGGATCTTTTACATATTGAGTTTGTAGCttaatgattgatttgattgtttttatttttgagaattattaaaatagttttatgcAAATGATAAGTAAAAGTAATAatgatgataaataaaaaggaaacatAAAGAGATATGTTTGTGTTGTAATATGAAtgctaaaaatatagaaaatttaCTGAAATAGGAGATATAAAAATAGATAAGAATAAACATTTAGTAATATAAGTAGATTTGAGTGgtagaaaataatatatatatatttagttacataaaaaggaaaataaaattaggcAAAAAAGAAGTAGAAAAATTACTTAgtcataaaaacatatttaggTATACAAAAAACACAATAGTGAAATAAAGAAGTGTTTAGTAAAAAAATGATAGTTTTAGgcgaaagaaagagaagagaaaagggGGGATAAATGAACCAAAATGAGTAGATGcttgataaaaaatatatagattaAATTAAGTGAAAGATGGGAAATTATTTGCTAATGGACAGATTGGGATAGATGAAAAACATAAAGGAACATATTAGGTTAGAAAAATAGATGTtataaaagagtaaaatgaaGATTAGGGTAAGGTGAAGAattattcatataaataagACAAGTACTTAATTCTgtaccgatgatgggattttcgTTCGAAACGCGAGGAGTCGTAATTCCGAAAGGAATTCTCCCTAGGCTCGGGAATTAAATTAAGAccccaccagtacgatgggagggtcCTAATTCTAAAATCTcgatgtttttaattttaaataaataaaaattattatacaataaGTTAGTCAAGATATATAAATGAAtataataaacataaaagaCTAAATAACGTATGTTTGTTGAAGTTGTCAAAAgataactataaaaattataaaataatactaataataataattaaatgttaagatatttaataatGGGGATTAATAATAATGAGCATGTTTAAAGTATAAAAGTTAAACGCTAGGTgaataaaacatataataaaaagggaaagattgaatcaaaaaatatatataattatgaaaCAAGATGTTTTGTTAGGTATGCACTTAAATAGCatataaatatacatatatatatatatatataattcataatatacatatttataaagaaaaatgatagaGAAGGGAAGTCTTAGGGAAATAAAAGAGATACATGagcacttaaaaataaaacaataaactTCACAAGCATGGCATCTATTTCTATCGCATCATGCATGTCATGGCATATAGATATTCTTGTTCACGAGTATAAGTCccaatgatgggatttttttgaaaatcttgCGAAGACGAGTTTCCATCGAAAAATTCCCTAGCTGAAAGGATGTCTTTGGGTCTCACTAGTAcatgggagggctcgagaaatatctttaattaaaaGGCTTTTGCTCATAATAGGTTTACActcatgaaaatatttttttctaaaaggCGTACGATAAcctcgatgatgggatttattcGTCAAATTTACGAAGGTGAATTTTTCGGATAATtctctaggtgagagaatatccCCGGACCCCatcagtatgatgggcggatctGGAAAATATTCTCAATATAAGGTTATTTGTCCgacatcatttaaattttattccaTGCATTTCATTAATGCATCATGTGCACCTCATACtcgtaaaattaaaataaaatattttaatagaaaGCAAAGTaaatgaataataactaaggaaacataataaattaaagGATTAAAGCCATAATAggataatttaaaatcaaatggtaccgttcatggaacgggacgtcacgggggtgctaatccttcctcGGTTgtaaccgcactcccgaacctagttttaaaaaatgtagATCAGTTTAATGTATTCTTGACgagcttaaaattaatttaagacctcgtcgattagaattgagtcaataggtggccaatcacacctaggaaaaaagattggtggcgactcctagtgTTTTCATCACGTCTAGCAAttgggttcccggacccgcacgttatgACAGATGGCAACTCCACTAGGGACCATCGAGAGTCgaaccattaaataataataggttatccaaggctttaaataattcaatgttTCCTTAGTGTTAATGATTTACTCTTCATATTTTGTTCGATGCATTTATTGATTTCGTTACTATtactttattgcttttaataatAGCGAGGGTTTAGGATAAAGGGATGTGAGATTATTGGTCCAAAATCAATGTGTTCCTTCACACACACAACATATGTTGCACTCATGCATAAGCTCTCTACtcgggctatgtccattgttAGGAGGGGGTTTAGTAGCTACGCTttcgtgaggtgataacctccaCACGAGCTAGTGAAAACTCCCACTCAGATAGAACCTTATCCATTCGAAGCCTGTGATGGGTGAGGATCGAGGTGCCTTACTAGTTTGCATGGACGACAGTGAGGAACGATTTGGGAACCTTTAGCTCCGTTTATAATCCCAACTCAGCATATAGAATACCGATAGTAGCTTACTCCTAAGTAGAGCCTTACCCGTGCGAGTATACCCTATAAATAGGtacacatgaaggaatttCTTCTACTCCCTCTGTTTTAAATTTCCCCACGAGATAATAAAGTATCATGGAGTAGATAATGTCTAATGACCTTAGTAATACCCATGGTACTGATTATTattctttcattatttttaataatttactatCTCTACTATACTAACTCAAGTTTATTTTGGTTGTCATTTGCATTTTACATGCTCATTCGCATACATCATAATTGCATATAGGAGAAATATTGGCTGCACAACACTTAACCAAAAGATCCCGGTTACATCTATGGCATCATCATCAGCGAGTCCACTCAATAAGTATAGAAATGACTATGAGATAGAATTACAGATGAGGCAAGCTCAGTAAGATGAAGGAGATTGTTTGACTCAAGGACATGTCTCAACTTTACTAGAGAGAGTTCACCTCGATTTCCAAACGACTTCACGAAAATGATAAGTATTTGGGAGCAATGGAGAAGCGCCCACCGTGACAATTTTCATAGCAAGAATGGACATATTGCATGGCTTCTCTACGTACCCATAGATGACCAAATACTCAAAGCTATTTTCTAGTTTTGGGATCCTTCGTATCGTTGCTTTGTGTTTAATGAGGTGGACATGACCCCAACCATAGAAGAATACTCTTCACTACTCCGTATAGAGCAAATGCAACCAGATAAAATATATTGGAGAGCACAGAAGACCGAATGTCGGTGAAAGTTGGCCAAATTACTAGGTATGACTACTGGAGAAGTGGATCAACAtctgaaaaagaaaggagataCATACTGCCTTCCATGGAGCTTCTTGAGTGGTTACATTAAAAAACACATGGAAGATGAGCAAGGTTTTCTGGCTTTCGCAATGGCAATATACGGATTAGTGGTTTTTTCAAAGGTTCTGGGTCATGTTGAGGTATCAGTTATAGATTTCTTTGACAAGGTAACGAGCAATATCAAGCCAGCTCCATCCATCCTAGCTGAAACCTTCAAATCATTGAATTATTGTCGGTGCAAAGGTGAGGGACTTTTTATCGGGTGCACTCAACTTCTAACTATATAGATTAAAAGCCACTTTGAATGCAAGGTAAGTAAATTTTGGAAGCCTTTTCTGTCTACAAGTTGTCCAGTCCTCGAGTTTTGCGAGAGTGAATGGCCAGATTGTAAGAGGAAGGAAGAGTAGATCGCAAGACTCAGGAAGTTGATAAGTGTCGAAGTAACTTGGAGAGCCCTTTGGATGCCCAAGATGCATGTATAAGTGTGGGGACAAGCCATGGGTGCCACTGATGGGACCGTGGGGGGCCATTAATTACGCACCAATAATGGTACGGAAATAGTTTGGATTCGAGCAATTTGTGCTTATGACTCACCGACTCAATCAATTGGAGTTTGCATACGAGGAGCCAGAAACTCTgaagaaaattgagaaaattgtgCAAGATTGGAAGAAAACAATCAGGGTAGATTAAGGGAGGTTTATCGATGAAGTTACCATAGGATATTTCGCATAGCATGCACAGAGGGTGAAAGATGTCATATGTCCCCTAGAgaatgcatcaaagcatattGTAAACCTAGAACCCCAAGATGTCTTGTTAGAGAGCGAATTGGCAAGGAAAAAACTCGAGAAAGAGATGGCAAAAATGAAGCGAAGACATAAAGATAAGCTAGAGGAAATGAGAAAGaagtaacaagaaaagtaCGGATGGCCTTGGAAGAGCGAGATGAATAGAGAAGCAAGTTTGAGGGATCGAACGTAACAAATTCTTCTTTGATGGCCAGAATGCAAGAAATTCAAAGCATTAATGACACCTTGCAGAATAAAGTACAAAGGCAAGAATACACTATCGAAGGGTTGAGAAACGACTATGACTTAATGGAAATCGCCATGGAAGGCTACAAGGCACAGTATGAAGTCGTGAGGCAAGAATATTCTCAGATGAAGGAAAGAAGTGATTTGTGTGTACAAAGctttcaaagaaaagaagtcGAAATGGAATGGATATTGAGACAGATGAGAGAAGTAGCGTTTAAGGTAAGAGAAATGGCGGACAAAACAGAGGAACTCAGGCGAGAGATCCTTCCGAGGGATGAGCTGAGTGAGTGGTTGATTGATCACCTTAGGATGGTGTGAGACTAGTATGACAGAGTTGGTTCTTCCTTTTAGTAATGATGTAAATGTTTTGAACATTGATGTAATCAGAT
Protein-coding sequences here:
- the LOC18595769 gene encoding WD repeat-containing protein 43 isoform X1, which translates into the protein MENRIRKSNKKRAADDPDVATTRGINYTGHGENVDGVLDDDLNEPTMGEKLASLNLVENGKTESHEKQEREESSPLAKPPIADSVNVLLKQALHADDHALLLDCLYTQDEKVIANSVSQLNPSDVLQLLQSLISIIQSRGAVLACALPWIKSLLLQHASGIMSQASSLRALNSLYQLIESRVSTFKSALQISSCLDFLYAGIVEDEFDENATIPVIFEDKDESDEEESEDAMETDQGSEDGEALDDEAFDGVSDFEGIDDMSD
- the LOC18595769 gene encoding U3 small nucleolar RNA-associated protein 5 isoform X2, with translation MENRIRKSNKKRAADDPDVATTRGINYTGHGENVDGVLDDDLNEPTMGEKLASLNLVENGKTESHEKQEREESSPLAKPPIADSVNVLLKQALHADDHALLLDCLYTQDEKVIANSVSQLNPSDVLQLLQSLISIIQSRGAVLACALPWIKSLLLQHASGIMSQASSLRALNSLYQIVEDEFDENATIPVIFEDKDESDEEESEDAMETDQGSEDGEALDDEAFDGVSDFEGIDDMSD